From a single Helicovermis profundi genomic region:
- a CDS encoding vitamin B12 dependent-methionine synthase activation domain-containing protein — translation MINKDEVFRYLGYSKDKKDLLTKNKLEQIVNEIEKEIKGKYTFKEYIIETNTKNKVTLKNSSIVLSGKDISKHLIDSKRIVILAVTLGIDAERYIIKKNYLSALDGLISDACMSDLTEYYADECEKQIKSTIKANEKTTFRYSPGYGDLPLNTQKNIIEELNTNRIIGLNITDSYILTPRKSVIAIIGIEDINSKVKKNHRCGVDNCRECKLYSSCNFKKGCVI, via the coding sequence ATGATAAATAAAGATGAAGTTTTTAGGTACTTAGGTTATTCTAAAGATAAAAAAGATCTACTTACTAAAAATAAACTTGAGCAAATTGTAAACGAAATAGAAAAAGAAATAAAAGGAAAATATACATTCAAAGAGTATATTATAGAGACCAACACTAAAAATAAAGTTACACTGAAAAATTCATCTATTGTTTTAAGCGGAAAAGATATATCAAAGCATCTTATTGATTCAAAAAGAATAGTTATACTTGCAGTTACTCTTGGAATCGATGCAGAAAGATACATAATTAAAAAAAATTATTTATCTGCTCTCGATGGACTAATATCAGATGCCTGTATGTCTGATTTAACAGAATACTATGCAGATGAGTGCGAAAAACAAATCAAATCTACCATAAAGGCTAATGAAAAAACTACATTTAGGTATAGCCCTGGATATGGTGATTTACCACTAAACACTCAGAAAAATATAATTGAAGAACTTAATACTAATCGTATTATTGGCCTTAATATAACTGATTCGTATATACTTACACCAAGAAAATCAGTTATAGCTATCATTGGAATAGAAGATATAAATTCGAAAGTCAAAAAAAATCATCGATGCGGAGTAGATAACTGCAGAGAGTGCAAACTTTATAGTAGCTGTAATTTTAAAAAAGGATGTGTAATATGA
- a CDS encoding homocysteine S-methyltransferase family protein, which translates to MSILKKLGKELIIFDGAMGTMLQANGLKVGAIPEELNIEHSDIIIKIHKDYIDAGANIITTNTFGANKYKLSSSKYTLEEIINSAVTNAKEASKNSDSLIAFDIGPVGKMMKPIGNMDFESAYNYFKDQVVIASKLEVDIFLIETMSDIGEMRAAVLAVKENSNLPVFATMTFNNDERTVTGTDPENMVLILESIGVDALGVNCSLGPNELKPIVKRILEFSKTPVIVQANAGLPSKTNGFTTFSINSIDYSKVIREFVESGVAVIGGCCGTNPNYVKEFSKLKPLYKKNTNYNKEDFVCTSIKRVPLNNKITIIGERINPSGNKKLKQEFKNNNQLYAVKEAFKQIENGAEILDINTSLPEIDEELFMKNIVSEFSGLVDAPLQIDSTKPKVIETALRHYSGVAIINSVNGKQKSMDSIFPLAKKYGSYVVALCFDEKGIPKTASERILVAEKLIKRAKEYGIKEERLLIDCLVLTASAQQEAVMETLKAIKIIKSKYNVKTTLGLSNVSYGLPFRTLINRTYFAMALSYGLDTVIIDPSADGIMDTLKAFNVLANYDKGAVKYIEYNENRPVVEKNTVNKENHTVKKTITSNIEYENYLSKFLLEGDTNEVISYTNTLIEKIQPLEIVNLHLIPSLDEIGLMYEKKEIFLPQLIRAAETIASAFEIVKEKILSNNNGNENISKGKIILATVEGDVHDIGKNLVKILLENYGYDIIDLGKDVAIHKVIEAIKKYNVKLVGLSALMTTTVENMETTIKEIRKNFDDITVFVGGAVLTKDYAMKIDADHYCKDARESVVTANEYFSRK; encoded by the coding sequence ATGAGCATATTAAAAAAATTAGGTAAAGAATTAATTATATTTGATGGAGCAATGGGTACAATGCTTCAAGCAAATGGATTAAAAGTAGGTGCTATTCCAGAAGAATTAAATATTGAACACTCAGATATAATAATCAAAATTCATAAAGACTATATAGATGCAGGAGCAAATATTATAACTACAAATACTTTTGGAGCAAATAAATATAAACTTTCTTCATCGAAATATACGCTAGAAGAAATAATTAATTCTGCCGTTACTAATGCAAAAGAAGCAAGCAAAAACTCTGATTCATTAATTGCTTTTGATATTGGACCAGTTGGAAAAATGATGAAACCAATAGGCAACATGGACTTTGAAAGCGCCTATAACTATTTTAAAGATCAAGTTGTAATAGCATCAAAGCTTGAAGTAGATATTTTCCTTATAGAAACAATGAGTGATATTGGAGAAATGAGAGCAGCTGTACTTGCAGTAAAAGAAAACTCTAACTTACCAGTATTTGCAACAATGACATTTAATAACGATGAAAGGACAGTCACTGGAACTGATCCTGAAAATATGGTACTTATATTAGAATCAATTGGAGTAGATGCACTTGGTGTAAATTGTTCACTTGGACCAAATGAACTAAAACCAATAGTAAAAAGAATACTTGAATTTTCAAAAACACCAGTAATAGTACAGGCAAATGCTGGACTTCCAAGTAAAACAAATGGATTTACAACATTCTCTATTAATTCTATAGACTATAGTAAAGTAATAAGGGAATTTGTAGAATCAGGAGTTGCAGTTATTGGTGGATGCTGCGGAACTAATCCTAACTATGTAAAAGAATTTTCAAAATTAAAACCACTTTATAAAAAAAATACTAATTATAATAAAGAAGATTTTGTTTGTACTTCAATCAAAAGAGTTCCGCTAAATAATAAAATTACAATTATAGGTGAAAGAATTAACCCCTCTGGAAACAAAAAATTAAAACAAGAATTTAAAAACAATAACCAACTTTATGCAGTAAAAGAAGCATTTAAACAAATTGAGAATGGAGCAGAAATTCTTGATATAAATACTTCTCTTCCAGAAATAGATGAAGAATTATTTATGAAAAATATAGTTTCAGAGTTTAGCGGACTAGTTGATGCCCCGCTCCAAATTGATTCAACAAAACCAAAAGTAATAGAAACTGCACTGAGACACTACTCAGGAGTTGCAATTATAAACTCAGTAAATGGAAAACAAAAATCAATGGACTCTATCTTCCCTCTTGCCAAAAAATACGGTTCTTACGTAGTTGCACTTTGTTTTGATGAAAAGGGAATACCAAAAACTGCATCTGAAAGAATTTTAGTTGCTGAAAAATTAATAAAAAGGGCAAAAGAATATGGTATTAAAGAAGAAAGATTACTGATAGATTGTTTAGTACTTACAGCTTCAGCTCAGCAAGAAGCAGTTATGGAAACATTAAAAGCAATTAAAATAATAAAAAGTAAATATAATGTTAAAACAACCCTAGGTCTTAGCAATGTATCATATGGACTTCCATTTAGAACACTTATAAATAGAACCTATTTTGCAATGGCACTTTCATATGGACTAGATACAGTTATAATTGACCCAAGTGCCGATGGCATTATGGACACACTAAAAGCCTTTAACGTTCTAGCAAATTATGATAAGGGAGCTGTTAAGTACATTGAATACAATGAAAATCGGCCAGTGGTTGAAAAAAATACAGTAAATAAGGAAAATCATACAGTAAAAAAAACAATAACTAGTAACATAGAATATGAAAACTACCTAAGTAAATTTTTACTTGAAGGAGATACAAATGAAGTAATCTCTTATACAAATACTTTAATAGAAAAAATACAACCACTTGAAATAGTAAATCTACATCTAATACCTTCACTCGATGAAATAGGCCTTATGTATGAAAAAAAAGAAATATTTTTACCACAATTAATAAGAGCTGCAGAAACAATTGCAAGTGCTTTTGAAATAGTAAAAGAGAAAATATTAAGTAATAATAATGGAAATGAAAATATCTCAAAAGGAAAAATTATACTTGCAACAGTTGAAGGAGATGTTCATGATATAGGAAAAAACTTAGTAAAAATACTACTCGAAAACTATGGATATGATATAATTGACCTAGGAAAAGACGTTGCAATTCATAAAGTAATAGAGGCAATAAAAAAATACAATGTAAAACTAGTAGGACTAAGTGCCTTAATGACGACAACAGTAGAAAATATGGAAACAACAATAAAAGAAATTAGAAAGAATTTTGATGATATAACCGTATTTGTTGGAGGCGCAGTTCTGACAAAAGACTACGCCATGAAAATAGACGCCGACCACTACTGCAAAGACGCCAGAGAATCAGTAGTAACAGCCAATGAGTACTTTTCAAGAAAATAA
- a CDS encoding glutamate-cysteine ligase family protein, which yields MKSTSEKLINYYCNGEKKSKLLGVEFEHFLVNRDTLISYKYFEKNGQNELANKMINSGWKIDYEENDHILNASKDGNGFSFEPGGQVEISLKPLENILDIQKEYLKVKSEIESFLNYDQVLISLGYHPVTKIDDLPLLPKERYAFMYDYLSTKGTLARNMMKGTASTQISIDYEDEADFIKKYRVANFLAPFISRIFDASPIFENEIYEANNLRVKIWDKTDISRCKLPKGVFDEKFGYSSYADFIMKSTPLFLKVDSKVLTYGNQTVESISKKLDLNKEQLLHVSSMVFPDVRVKQFIEIRTADAIPYPFNLAVPSLIKGILYSENTLEKYYNISLNFKDRDIKNINDKIKLSYDFDFRCANENISCQFFINQLILDAISGLDNDERVILESFNEWLQTNRSVSEYLKILYKDNFDKFKYAVINGGFNV from the coding sequence ATGAAATCAACTAGTGAAAAATTAATAAATTATTATTGTAATGGAGAAAAGAAAAGTAAGTTGTTAGGCGTTGAATTTGAACATTTTTTAGTTAATCGTGATACATTAATAAGTTATAAGTATTTTGAAAAGAATGGACAAAATGAACTAGCAAATAAAATGATTAATAGTGGTTGGAAAATTGATTATGAAGAAAATGATCATATATTAAATGCATCAAAAGATGGAAATGGATTTTCTTTTGAACCTGGTGGTCAAGTTGAAATAAGTTTAAAACCCTTAGAAAATATTTTGGATATTCAAAAGGAATATTTAAAAGTTAAATCAGAAATAGAATCATTTTTGAATTATGATCAAGTATTGATTTCACTTGGATATCATCCAGTTACTAAAATAGATGATTTACCACTTTTACCAAAAGAAAGGTATGCCTTTATGTACGATTATTTATCTACAAAAGGAACTTTGGCTCGTAATATGATGAAAGGGACTGCATCAACACAGATTTCTATAGATTATGAAGATGAAGCTGATTTTATAAAAAAATATAGAGTGGCTAATTTTTTAGCACCATTTATTTCAAGGATATTTGATGCTTCACCAATCTTTGAAAATGAGATTTATGAAGCAAATAATCTCAGGGTTAAAATTTGGGACAAGACAGATATCAGTAGATGTAAATTACCAAAGGGTGTCTTTGATGAAAAATTTGGATATTCATCATATGCTGATTTTATAATGAAATCTACTCCATTATTTTTAAAAGTAGATAGTAAAGTTCTTACTTATGGCAATCAAACTGTAGAAAGTATTTCTAAAAAATTGGATTTAAATAAAGAGCAATTACTTCATGTATCTTCAATGGTTTTTCCAGATGTAAGAGTGAAACAATTTATAGAAATTAGGACTGCAGACGCTATACCATATCCCTTTAATTTAGCTGTTCCTTCATTGATTAAAGGAATATTATACAGCGAAAACACGCTTGAAAAATACTATAATATATCACTTAATTTTAAAGATAGGGATATTAAAAATATAAACGATAAAATAAAATTAAGTTATGACTTTGACTTTAGATGCGCTAATGAAAACATATCTTGCCAATTTTTTATTAACCAGTTAATTTTGGATGCAATAAGTGGGCTTGATAATGATGAAAGAGTGATTTTGGAATCATTTAATGAATGGTTACAAACAAATAGATCGGTAAGCGAATATCTAAAAATTTTATATAAAGATAATTTTGATAAATTTAAATACGCTGTTATTAATGGAGGTTTTAATGTTTAA
- a CDS encoding TetR/AcrR family transcriptional regulator — translation MFVYYRLMRIKDENKYNAILEASIDLFKLEGFAKASISKIAKTAGVSPATIYIYFENKEDLINKLYLDVRAKMSKFVLEEINLDGCVEKEYKKMWINYYNFCLKFNKEFDYMMQFTNSPFGEKYNENLGLCYFSKVYELFRIGKENKVIKPVSDEILFAYTFYPSSQLAKRNLCSCSKLSELYIYSARDIAWDAIKTNKTKSNCKG, via the coding sequence ATGTTCGTTTATTATAGACTTATGAGAATAAAAGACGAAAATAAATATAATGCAATACTTGAAGCCTCGATTGATTTGTTTAAATTAGAAGGCTTTGCAAAAGCTTCAATTTCAAAAATAGCAAAAACAGCTGGAGTATCTCCAGCAACAATTTACATTTACTTCGAAAATAAGGAGGATTTAATTAACAAATTATATTTAGATGTAAGAGCGAAGATGAGTAAATTCGTATTAGAAGAAATTAACTTAGATGGATGTGTTGAAAAAGAGTACAAAAAAATGTGGATAAATTATTATAATTTTTGTTTAAAATTTAACAAAGAATTCGATTATATGATGCAATTTACAAATTCGCCTTTTGGGGAAAAATATAATGAAAATTTAGGTTTATGTTATTTTTCAAAAGTATATGAATTGTTTAGAATTGGGAAAGAAAATAAAGTTATTAAACCGGTTTCAGATGAAATTCTTTTTGCATACACATTTTATCCATCATCTCAATTAGCAAAGAGAAATCTGTGTTCGTGTTCAAAATTATCTGAACTATATATTTATAGTGCGCGTGATATTGCGTGGGATGCTATAAAAACCAATAAAACAAAGTCTAATTGCAAAGGATGA